In the Sulfurivermis fontis genome, GGCGGGGCCGCGGCCTTCCTTGTTCACCGACCACGGCGTGGCCGGCAGATTGCCGCCGTAGATAGAGGAGCAACCGGTGGCATTGGCCACCAGCAGGCGCGGGCCGAACAGTTGGGTCAGCAGGCGCACGTAGGGGGTCTCGCCGCAGCCGGCACAGGCACCGGAAAACTCGAACAGCGGCTCCAGGAACTGGGCGCCGCGCACCGAGGCGAAGTTGACGGTGGCGCGGCGGTTGACCGGGATGGTGTCGAAGAACTCGACGTTGCGGCGGCCATCCTCCAGCAACGGCGCCTTCTCGGTCATATTGATCGCCTTGCGCGACTGATCGTTCTGATCGAAGGCCGGACAGGCCTCCACGCACAGGCCACAGCCGGTGCAATCTTCCAGGTAGATCTGCAAGGTATAACGCGTCTCCGGGAAGCCGCGCGCGGTGACCGGCGCCGACTCGAAGCTGGCCGGCGCGTTATGCAGCGTATCCTCGTGATAGAAGCGCGCACGGATGACGCTGTGCGGACAGACGAAGGAGCAGTTGCCGCACTGGATGCACACACTCGGCTCCCACTTCGGCACGAAGTCGGCGATGTTGCGCTTCTCCCAGCGCGCCGAACCGCTCGGGTAGGTGCCATCCACCGGGATCATCGACACCGGCAGGTCATCACCGTGGCCGGCCAGCATCGGCGCGGTCACTTCCTGCACGAACTTGGGCGCCTTGGGGGACACCACCGGTTTCATTGTTCTCTGCGAGGTGACCTTGCCCGGCACCTTCACCTCATGCAGGTGATCCAGTGCGGCATCCACTGCCTTGAAGTTGAGCTGCACCACCTCGGCGCCCTTGCGCGCGTAGGTCTTCTCGATGGCCTGCTTGATCTTGTTTATGGCCTCGTCGCGCGGCAGCACGCCAGACAGGGCGAAGAAGCAGGTCTGCATGATGGTGTTGATGCGCCGCCCCATGCCGGCATTGCGCGCCACCGTCGTTGCATCGATGACATAGAACTTGAGCTGCTTGTCGATGATGGTCTGCTGCACCGGCATCGGCAGTTCGTCCCACACTTGGTCGGGCCCCACCGGGCTGTTGAGCAGGAACACCGCCCCCTTGGCCGCCTTGTCCAGCATCTCCACCTGGTTGATGAAATTGGCCTTGTGGCAGGCGATGAAGTTGGCCGAGGTGATCAAGTAGGGCGCCCGGATCGGGTCGGGGCCGAAGCGCAGGTGTGAGGTGGTCTGCGAGCCGGCCTTCTTCGAGTCGTAGACGAAGTAGCCCTGGCAATACAGGTCGGTGCTCTCGCCGATGATCTTGATGGAGTTCTTGTTGGCCGACACGGTGCCGTCGGAACCGAGGCCGAAAAACATGGCGCGGGTGACGTTGTCCGGTTCGATGTCGAAGGATGCGTCGTAGTCGATGGAGGTGTGGCTGACGTCGTCGATGATGCCGACGGTGAAGTGGTTCTTCGGCGTCTTAGCCGCCAGGTTGTCGAACACGCCCTTGGCCATGGCCGGGGTGAATTCCTTGGACGACAGGCCATAGCGACCGCCGATCACCTTGGGCAAGACGGCTATCTGCTCATTGGTGTAGGCCTCGGCCAGAGCGGTGACCACATCCTGATACAGCGGCTCGCCGGCACTGCCCGGCTCCTTGGTGCGATCCAGCACGGCGATGCGCTGGCAGGTCTGCGGCAGGGCGGCGATGAGGTGTGCGGTACTGAACGGGCGGAACAGGCGCACGGTGATCAGGCCCAGCTTGCGCCCCTCGGCGTTGAGCCGCTTGATGGTCTCCTCCACCGTCTGCGCGCCCGAGCCCATCATGATCACCACGTCGGTGGCATCGGCAGCACCGAAATAATCGAACAGGCGGTACTGGCGGCCGGTCAGCGCCGCCAGTTGGTCCATGGTGTCCTGCACGATCTGCGGCACCCGGGCATAGAACGGATTGGCGCTCTCGCGGCCCTGGAAATACACGTCCGGATTTTGCGCCGTGCCGCGGATGAACGGGTTGTCGGGATTGAGGGCGCGACGACGGTGTTCCCACACCAGTTCGTCGTTGATCATCGCCTTGATCTGCTCGTCCGGGATCAGGCTGATCTTGTTGATTTCGTGCGAGGTGCGGAAGCCGTCGAAGAAGTTGATGAACGGCACGCGCGCCTTCAGGGTGGCCGCATGGGCAATCAGCGCGGCATCGTGCGCTTCCTGCACCGAACAGGATGACAGCATGGCCCAACCGGTCATGCGCGCGGCCATCACGTCCTGATGGTCGCCGAAGATGGACAGCGCCTGCGCGGCGATGGAACGCGCCGCCACATGGAACACCGTCGAGGTCAGCTCGCCGGCGATCTTGAACATGTTGGGCAGCATCAGCAGCAGGCCCTGCGAGGCGGTGAAGGTGGTGGTCAGCGCGCCGGTCTGCAAGGCGCCGTGCGCGGTGCCGGCGGCGCCGCCCTCGCTCTGCATCTCGATCACCTGCGGCACCTGGCCCCAGATGTTCGGCACCCCCTGGGTGGCCCACAGGTCGGACAACTCGGACATGTCCGATGACGGGGTGATGGGATAGATGGAGCAGATTTCACTCACCCGGTAGGCGATGTGGGCAACGGCGTGGCCGCCGTCGACGGTCACCTGCTTGCTCTTGTCTTGTTCGCTCATAGTGTTTCCGTTGATCCTCAGTCCGCGAATGAACGCAGATATTTAACCTAAGGAAGCTCTGAATAAGTTCAGAGCTTCCGCGGCACAGGGATGTGCCGCCATTTTTCAACGACGATAAGTCGTTGAAAAATGAAGCCAAGCGAAAATCACACTTTTCGCTTGGCGTGGTCTGAGAAGTCCAGGATGGACTTATTCAGACCTTCCCTAAAAACCTTCGTCCGCAAATGAACGCCAATGGACGC is a window encoding:
- the nifJ gene encoding pyruvate:ferredoxin (flavodoxin) oxidoreductase, which codes for MSEQDKSKQVTVDGGHAVAHIAYRVSEICSIYPITPSSDMSELSDLWATQGVPNIWGQVPQVIEMQSEGGAAGTAHGALQTGALTTTFTASQGLLLMLPNMFKIAGELTSTVFHVAARSIAAQALSIFGDHQDVMAARMTGWAMLSSCSVQEAHDAALIAHAATLKARVPFINFFDGFRTSHEINKISLIPDEQIKAMINDELVWEHRRRALNPDNPFIRGTAQNPDVYFQGRESANPFYARVPQIVQDTMDQLAALTGRQYRLFDYFGAADATDVVIMMGSGAQTVEETIKRLNAEGRKLGLITVRLFRPFSTAHLIAALPQTCQRIAVLDRTKEPGSAGEPLYQDVVTALAEAYTNEQIAVLPKVIGGRYGLSSKEFTPAMAKGVFDNLAAKTPKNHFTVGIIDDVSHTSIDYDASFDIEPDNVTRAMFFGLGSDGTVSANKNSIKIIGESTDLYCQGYFVYDSKKAGSQTTSHLRFGPDPIRAPYLITSANFIACHKANFINQVEMLDKAAKGAVFLLNSPVGPDQVWDELPMPVQQTIIDKQLKFYVIDATTVARNAGMGRRINTIMQTCFFALSGVLPRDEAINKIKQAIEKTYARKGAEVVQLNFKAVDAALDHLHEVKVPGKVTSQRTMKPVVSPKAPKFVQEVTAPMLAGHGDDLPVSMIPVDGTYPSGSARWEKRNIADFVPKWEPSVCIQCGNCSFVCPHSVIRARFYHEDTLHNAPASFESAPVTARGFPETRYTLQIYLEDCTGCGLCVEACPAFDQNDQSRKAINMTEKAPLLEDGRRNVEFFDTIPVNRRATVNFASVRGAQFLEPLFEFSGACAGCGETPYVRLLTQLFGPRLLVANATGCSSIYGGNLPATPWSVNKEGRGPAWSNSLFEDNAEFGLGMRVAVDQHTALAKDLLASMTDLLDKEFIESLMDTSQEIGAQMSRQRQRVQELKQRLKDIDDPRAKSLLTVADHLVRRSVWLVGGDGWAYDIGSSGLDHALASGRNINVLVLDTEVYSNTGGQASKSTPIGATAKFAAAGKAVTKKDLALQAISYGNVYVARVAMGANPQQTLQAMREAEAYPGPSLILAYSPCIAHGIDLRNGLSQQQKAVDSGYWPLIRYNPLLRAAGKKPFILDSTRPTLKLEEFAYNEQRYKLLQKNNPDAAKRLMKLAQESLDLRWQTYEHLAKQDPSEFQPVSQ